In the Longimicrobium sp. genome, CCCGCCTGGTGGGCGGCACGCTGTGGGTGACCTCGCCCTCGCGCGGCGGAACCTCGATCGAGGCCCGCCTCCCCGTACGCACCTTCCCGCTCCCCGCCCCGCCCCCCGGGCACCCGGCGCCCGCGCGTGGCGATTGAGCCGGACGTCGTCGCAGGGGCCCACCCTTTCATCTCCATCCCCCGTCCGCTCAAAATGGCCGCACAGGCAGGGGGAGCCGCACCGGCATCCAGGGGGATGCGGCGCAGCGTGTTCCGCCCTTCCTTCCGCTAGCCGAGCAGGCTTTGTCGGCATCGACGCGAAGACCCGTTGGACGAACCCTTAACAACTCCGGCTCCGCAGGTGTCCATTTACAAGCGAGCGTCGATTTCCTCGTTAAAGATCTTTTAGGGTTTAAACATGTTTGTCTACTTCCTTCACCTGAGCTCCGGGCAGCGATTGTCGAATTACCTCGTTACAACTCACACGGCGAGCGGCCACGCCACTTTTTCAGAGCCTGATACAGAAGATGGTATCAGACGTTTTTCGATAATTGTTATTTTTACGGATTGACGCGTCCATATTATCCACCAACGTTGGAGGAAAGTGCTCCATACGGACGCTTTCGGCAGACGGGCCACACCTCCACCCGGCGAAATCCCATGGACGCACTGGAGTGCTCGACCCCGCGAAGCGAGCCTCCGCCCCGGAGCGGAGCGGGCCGGGCGGAAGTGATCGTGCTGGTTCCCGGATGGCTGCGGCTGCCGCCGGCGGCGGGCCCCCTTCCCAAAGGCATCGGAAAGAGTCGCAAGGCGATGGCGGGCGCCGAACGCAAGGGTGAGCACGGCCCGCCGCGCGGGCTCGGTACCGCGGAGGCGGCCCCCGCCGAGGCGGCCGACGCCGGGACTCCCGGCCACGCGATCTCACCGCCCGCCGGCGCGGGGGAGGCCGCTCCGGAGGCGGCGGAGGCCGACGGGGTGGAGCGGGAGGGGGGCGACGCCGAGCTCGTCCAGGCGCTGGTCGACCGCCATCTCACGTTGATGGAGCAGTGCCGGATCCAGCTGGAGCGCAGCGCGGTGGCGGTGCAGCGCAGCCGGATGGAGCGGGAACGCGGCTGGCGTGACGCCGGATACCCGCTGCCCATGGGGGACCAGGCACGCTCCCCCACCCTGGCGGGGCGGCTGATCGCGGCGCAGGAGGAGGAGCGGCGGCGCATCTCGCTGGAGCTGCACGACGCGGTGAGCCAGCGGGTGGCCGCCGTCTGCATCTCGCTGCGCCGGCTGCAGTACCGGCTGCGCGACGACGCCGCCGCGGCGGGGCAGCTCGAGCAGGTGCTGGACGTGCTGGGTGAGCTGGTGCACGGGGTGCGCCACATGTCGCACGCCATGCACCCGCCGGTGCTGGAGCTGGCGGGGCTGGGCGCCGCGCTGCGCGGCCACTGCCACGAGCTGCGCACCCTGGCCCGCTTCGAGGTCGAGGTGGCCGCCGACGACCTCCCGCCGGTGAAGCCCGACGCGGCGCTGTGCCTGTTCCGCGTGGCGCAGGAGGCGCTGGGCAACGTGCTGGCGCATGCCGGCGTGAAGCGGGCCACCCTGGCCGTGGCGCCGCTGGGCGAGGGGCTGGAGCTGGTGGTGAGCGACCGGGGGATCGGCTTCGACCCCGACCTGGCGGCGCCGGGGCTGGGGCTGGTGGGGATGCGCGAGCGCGTGTGGCTGCTGGGCGGCACCTTCTCCGTGCACAGCGACCCGGGCGAGGGGACGGTGATCCGCGCCTGGATCCCGCTGGCGGAGCCGGAGCCCGAGGCCGACGACCACGACGAGGCCACCTGACTGATGCCGAATCGCCGGATCAACCGTGCATTGGAGGGAGGAATCGGCTCGTCATTCCGAAGACGCTGCGCCGCCCTGTCTTCCATGCCGAAGCCGTGACGCCTGAGGAATCCGTGGCCGGCTCCCGAGCCACAGTCCGCCTGTCGCTCGGACGCAGGCCACCGATTCCCCGGGCGCCGCCCGGCTTCGGCGCGATCTGAGATCCAGAGCAGCGGCGTCGCTGAATAATTGCGGCAGCCGTTATGACTGAGGCCAGGTCCGGGTGAAACGATCGCGATGCGTCCGACCGAATCCCCGTGCCGGCGCGCGATGCATCCTTCGGCCTGCATCGCTTGCACAGGCGCTGATTACGGTCTGGCCGGCCTCGGGATGACGTCCGGGGCATCGTCCGGAGGCATCGACAGATTCCCCGATCCGTGTGACCCGCCGGCGCGGCACCGCCGACCGGCGGCACCGGGTTGGCCGTCGCCCGCGAGGGGACGGCTTTTTCCGCCGACTGCCAATCCTGTCCAATCGCCCGGGGCGGCGCGGCCGTAACGTACGCCCGTCGACGCTCGCTCGTCCCGCCCGTCTCCATCCCCCCGCTGCCGCCGGCGACCACGGTCTCCGTGCCGCGGAGCCGGCGGGCGCGGTGGACCGGTGCGCTCCCGACAACATTATGCAATCTCCAAACCGCCATCTCCCAGATGTTTAGTCGAGTTCCACCCAGCGTGCCCGGCCCTGGCTCGACGAGGGGATGGTACCACCGTGACGACTACAGCCGCACCCGCTGTCATTCTGCCGCAGGCGCCGGCGGCCGCCCCCCCGGCGGCCGACGGGAAGGCGGGGCCCGAGCTCGAGCGCGTGGCGCGGCTGGCGGCGCGGGTGCTCGACACGCCCACGGCGGTGGTCACGCTGGTGGGGAAGGACGGCGAGACGGTGGCCGCCGGCGCCGGGCTGCGCGACGCGCTGGGGGTGGGCGCCGCGCTCCCGCTCACCCGCGCCTTCCCGCGGCGCAGCGGCGGGCACGGGCTGCTGTCGGTGCGTGACTCGCGCCGCGGCGGCGCGGGGCGGCGGCTGGCGTCGCTCTCGCACGCGGGGGTGGTGGCGTGCCTGGCCCAGCCGCTCCTCGACGGGCACGGGAAGGTGCGCGGGGCGCTGGCGGCCTTCGACTACCTCCCCCGCGCCTGGGTGGACGACG is a window encoding:
- a CDS encoding sensor histidine kinase, with protein sequence MLVPGWLRLPPAAGPLPKGIGKSRKAMAGAERKGEHGPPRGLGTAEAAPAEAADAGTPGHAISPPAGAGEAAPEAAEADGVEREGGDAELVQALVDRHLTLMEQCRIQLERSAVAVQRSRMERERGWRDAGYPLPMGDQARSPTLAGRLIAAQEEERRRISLELHDAVSQRVAAVCISLRRLQYRLRDDAAAAGQLEQVLDVLGELVHGVRHMSHAMHPPVLELAGLGAALRGHCHELRTLARFEVEVAADDLPPVKPDAALCLFRVAQEALGNVLAHAGVKRATLAVAPLGEGLELVVSDRGIGFDPDLAAPGLGLVGMRERVWLLGGTFSVHSDPGEGTVIRAWIPLAEPEPEADDHDEAT